The Oncorhynchus kisutch isolate 150728-3 linkage group LG20, Okis_V2, whole genome shotgun sequence genome has a segment encoding these proteins:
- the LOC116355360 gene encoding zinc finger protein 436-like isoform X1: MRSLSYSPDKEEGVCWTEKEAIVKEEEEEEAVTIQKQVDGEAVTVKEEEKGVTVKEEEDAFRVKEEGVTVKDVFRVKEEEEDAVLGVEDEEGEITVTLEEDEEEKTGELINTSKYRERRDYRGSSGEPQQHHDADEAEKTLSRSELLKKHQQRPTGKKSIYCSDCGKHCKSSSKLKIHQRVHTGEKPYSCDQCGRSFTKSNNLVSHQRTHTGEQPYSCKQCGRSFSQSNSLDRHQRTHTGEKPYSCDQCGKSFTQSSNLVSHQRTHTGEQSYS; the protein is encoded by the exons atgaggtcactaagctactctcctgATAAAGAAGAgggggtctgctggacggagaaagaagctatcgtcaaagaggaggaggaagaggaggctgttacaatacaaaaacaagtagatggtgaggctgttaccgtgaaagaagaagagaaaggcgtcacagtgaaagaagaggaagacgcgttcagagtgaaagaggagggtGTTACAGTAAAAGACgtgttcagagtgaaagaggaggaggaagatgccGTGTTGGGAGTggaggatgaagagggggagattactgtcacattGGAGGAGGACGAAGAAGAGAAGACTGGAGaactgattaacaccagtaaatACA gagagagacgtgactatcgtggatcatctggggagcctcaacaacatcatgatgctgacgaggcagagaagactctctccagatcagaactcctcaagaaacaccagcagagacccacagggaagaaatctatctactgctctgactgtgggaaacaTTGCAAATCTTCATCAAAACTTAAAATACACCAGcgagtacacacaggagagaaaccttatagttgTGATCAGTGTGGCAGGAGTTTTACTAAGTCAAACAACCtggtatcacaccagagaacacacacaggagagcagcCATATAGCTGTAagcaatgtgggaggagtttttcTCAGTCAAACAGCCTGGATAGACAccaaagaacacacacaggagagaagccttatagctgtgatcagtgtgggaagagttttactcagtcaagcaacctggtatcacaccagagaacacacacaggagagcagtCATATAGCTGA